One part of the Caproiciproducens sp. CPB-2 genome encodes these proteins:
- a CDS encoding Gfo/Idh/MocA family protein: protein MKNLNFAILCAGNIAGKMAKTVSQMNEVTPYAIAARELSRAQGMADQYGFQKAYGSYGELVSDPDVDLVYIASPHSHHYEHARLCLEHGKHVLCEKPLTVNQKQAEDLFSLAESKRLFLSEAMWTRFMPFADKLREILDSGVIGEPLTMTVSFGQDLRHIERVVNPELAGGVLLDMGIYPLTFASMFFGSELSQVQSACVKTARGVDCQDSVTLVFQNGRMAVLNFTFLCPYENRAVIYGDKGHIVLDHFHMAQAVQIYGKGEKEPKTVSLPHDFTGYEYEVRAAVKAIGSGKLACDEMPHGETLRLLGLMDQLRAEWGVHYPFE, encoded by the coding sequence ATGAAAAATCTGAATTTTGCCATTTTGTGTGCCGGGAATATCGCCGGGAAAATGGCAAAAACGGTCTCACAGATGAACGAAGTAACCCCGTACGCGATTGCGGCGCGGGAGCTGTCCAGGGCACAAGGCATGGCCGATCAGTACGGCTTTCAGAAGGCCTACGGTTCCTACGGGGAGCTTGTAAGCGATCCGGACGTTGACCTCGTTTATATTGCCTCTCCGCATTCGCATCATTATGAGCACGCCAGGCTCTGTCTGGAGCACGGCAAGCATGTCCTGTGTGAAAAGCCGCTTACCGTCAATCAGAAGCAGGCCGAGGACCTGTTTAGCCTTGCGGAAAGCAAGCGGCTGTTTTTGTCGGAAGCCATGTGGACGCGCTTCATGCCTTTTGCGGACAAGCTGCGCGAAATACTGGACAGCGGTGTCATCGGCGAGCCTCTCACGATGACGGTATCTTTCGGGCAGGATTTAAGGCATATCGAGCGCGTTGTCAATCCGGAGCTGGCCGGGGGCGTTCTGCTCGACATGGGTATTTATCCCCTGACCTTTGCCTCCATGTTTTTCGGCAGCGAGCTTTCGCAGGTTCAGTCCGCCTGCGTTAAAACGGCCCGCGGGGTGGATTGTCAGGACAGCGTGACGCTTGTCTTTCAAAACGGCCGTATGGCGGTCCTGAATTTTACCTTCCTATGCCCTTACGAAAACAGGGCGGTCATCTATGGCGACAAGGGGCATATCGTGCTGGACCATTTTCATATGGCGCAGGCTGTTCAGATATACGGTAAGGGAGAAAAAGAGCCAAAAACGGTCAGCCTGCCCCATGATTTTACGGGCTACGAATACGAGGTGCGCGCCGCGGTCAAAGCGATCGGCAGCGGAAAGCTGGCCTGTGACGAAATGCCGCACGGGGAAACGCTTCGCCTTCTGGGCCTGATGGATCAGCTTCGCGCCGAATGGGGCGTCCATTATCCGTTTGAATAA
- a CDS encoding NYN domain-containing protein — MPQDNRFAVLIDADNVSEKYIKYILDEVSNDGVATYKRIYGDWTKPALGSWKSVLLEFSITPIQQYGYTTGKNATDSAMIIDAMDILYSGNVEGFCIVSSDSDFTRLAVRLRESGMNVVGMGEKKTPPPFISACNKFRYLEVLARETAASNDLPAEGEATETVAPEMTPLETIKSAVRTIVQEISDDDGRAFVGEIGNMLVRRYPDFDVRNYGFKKLTPLLQSLKIFDIFSERNSDGYNRLVYIKEKSAPAQQKTNGRKLHTK; from the coding sequence ATGCCGCAGGACAACCGTTTTGCAGTACTGATTGATGCGGACAATGTATCGGAGAAATATATCAAGTACATTTTGGATGAGGTCTCCAATGACGGCGTTGCGACCTACAAAAGGATTTACGGCGACTGGACGAAGCCCGCGCTCGGCTCGTGGAAAAGCGTGCTGCTGGAATTTTCGATTACTCCCATTCAGCAGTACGGCTACACCACCGGGAAGAACGCGACGGATTCCGCGATGATTATTGACGCGATGGACATCCTGTACTCCGGAAATGTGGAAGGGTTCTGCATCGTCTCCAGCGACAGCGACTTTACGCGCCTCGCGGTGCGGCTGCGCGAATCCGGTATGAACGTGGTCGGCATGGGGGAGAAGAAAACGCCCCCTCCGTTTATATCCGCCTGCAACAAGTTCCGTTATCTGGAGGTCCTGGCGCGTGAAACGGCAGCGTCCAACGATCTGCCCGCGGAAGGGGAAGCCACGGAAACGGTTGCGCCGGAAATGACGCCCCTGGAAACGATTAAAAGCGCCGTCCGGACGATCGTCCAGGAAATATCCGACGACGACGGAAGGGCCTTCGTCGGTGAAATCGGGAACATGCTGGTTCGCCGCTATCCCGATTTTGACGTCAGAAATTACGGCTTTAAAAAGCTGACCCCGCTGCTCCAGTCGCTGAAAATTTTCGACATCTTCTCGGAACGGAACAGCGACGGCTACAACAGGCTGGTTTATATCAAAGAAAAAAGCGCCCCCGCACAGCAGAAAACGAACGGAAGAAAACTGCATACCAAATAA
- a CDS encoding ABC transporter ATP-binding protein encodes MLKIENLYVSYGGIEAVKGISFEVPDKSIVTLIGANGAGKSTTLRTVVGLVKPQSGKIIYNNEDITGKPSEEIVRHRITLVPEGRRIFPNLTVFENLKIGAYMRKDDYSEDIKWVYELFPRLKERSWQLAGTLSGGEQQMLAVGRALMSKPELIMMDEPSLGLAPLVVKGIFEIIKEINKLGVTILLIEQNANLALRVADQGHVLETGRIKLSGKGRELLENAEVKAAYLGNKKHELPAQ; translated from the coding sequence ATGCTGAAAATTGAGAATTTATATGTTTCCTACGGCGGCATCGAGGCCGTCAAGGGCATTTCCTTTGAAGTGCCGGACAAGAGCATCGTTACGCTGATCGGCGCAAACGGCGCGGGCAAAAGCACGACCCTGCGCACCGTGGTCGGCCTTGTCAAGCCGCAGAGCGGCAAGATCATTTATAATAACGAAGACATTACCGGAAAGCCTTCGGAGGAAATCGTGCGGCACAGAATCACGCTGGTTCCGGAAGGCCGCCGTATTTTTCCGAACCTGACGGTTTTCGAAAACCTGAAAATCGGCGCATACATGAGAAAAGACGATTACTCAGAGGATATCAAATGGGTTTACGAACTTTTCCCCCGCCTGAAGGAACGCTCCTGGCAGCTTGCCGGAACCCTTTCCGGTGGTGAACAGCAGATGCTGGCCGTGGGCCGCGCGCTCATGAGCAAGCCGGAGCTGATTATGATGGATGAGCCTTCGCTCGGCCTTGCCCCGCTGGTGGTCAAGGGTATTTTTGAAATCATCAAGGAGATCAACAAGCTGGGCGTCACCATCCTCCTGATTGAACAGAACGCCAATCTGGCACTCCGGGTGGCGGACCAGGGGCACGTGCTTGAAACGGGACGCATCAAGCTTTCCGGCAAGGGACGGGAGCTTCTGGAAAACGCCGAAGTCAAAGCCGCCTATCTGGGCAACAAGAAACACGAGCTTCCGGCGCAGTAA
- a CDS encoding ABC transporter ATP-binding protein, which produces MTPDNKSINETIDKNIVLRTENMTMQFGGVVAVDNLHLTIREHQIVALIGPNGAGKTTAFNMITGVYTPSSGKIFLHGEDITGMGPDKITRKGVARTFQNIRLFKDLSVFDNIIIAKHFSMKSNLFSATLRLPGAVRAEKRMREESEELLERMGLADVKDAVASSLPYGQQRHLEIARALATKPELLLLDEPAAGMNPQETEDLTASIKQIQQDFNLTVFLIEHHMDLVMEISDRIYVLDFGQTIGKGTPAEIQNNPRVVEAYLGVDEDAEN; this is translated from the coding sequence ATGACACCGGACAACAAAAGCATCAATGAAACAATCGATAAAAACATCGTACTCAGAACCGAAAATATGACCATGCAGTTCGGGGGCGTCGTCGCTGTCGACAATCTGCACCTGACGATCCGGGAGCACCAGATCGTGGCCCTGATCGGCCCGAACGGCGCGGGCAAAACGACCGCATTCAACATGATTACCGGCGTGTACACCCCTTCCAGCGGCAAAATCTTTCTGCACGGCGAGGATATCACGGGCATGGGCCCGGACAAAATCACCCGCAAGGGCGTGGCGCGTACCTTTCAGAATATCCGCCTGTTTAAGGATTTGTCCGTATTCGACAATATCATCATTGCGAAACACTTTTCCATGAAAAGCAATCTTTTCAGCGCAACCCTGCGGCTTCCGGGCGCGGTCCGCGCGGAGAAAAGGATGCGTGAGGAAAGCGAAGAGCTTCTGGAAAGGATGGGGCTGGCCGATGTGAAAGACGCCGTCGCAAGTTCCCTCCCCTACGGGCAGCAGCGCCACCTTGAAATTGCGCGCGCGCTGGCCACCAAGCCGGAGCTTCTTCTGCTTGACGAGCCCGCGGCCGGGATGAACCCACAGGAAACTGAGGACCTGACCGCCTCCATCAAGCAGATCCAGCAGGATTTCAACCTGACGGTTTTCCTGATCGAGCACCATATGGATCTGGTGATGGAGATATCCGACCGGATTTATGTGCTGGACTTCGGTCAGACGATCGGCAAGGGGACACCCGCCGAAATACAGAACAACCCGCGTGTGGTAGAGGCTTATCTGGGGGTGGACGAAGATGCTGAAAATTGA
- a CDS encoding branched-chain amino acid ABC transporter permease, with protein sequence MMKDTKKRNIICTAILAVIVLALIYFANNYLDAYIVRILNLCAIYTIIGLSMNLINGFTGLFSLGQAGFMAIGAYTVAIFTLPLDMRSTIFYMEPMNPAIAGIHLSFVPALLLGGVIAGVAAFLIGAPVLRLRGDYLAIATLGFSEIIRILLTNLQSVTNGPLGINKIPDNANNMWWSFGVAIVILILTALLINSSYGRAFKAIREDDIAAEAMGINLFKHKVMSFVVGGFFAGVGGGLYASLLGTVDPKQFYFTLTYNFLLIIVLGGMGSISGTVIASFIVTCGLELLRTFDEPLTVAGYEVSLFRPGFSMVIFSLLLMIIVLFYSKGLMGRTELTWDRIFRFFEKRRSKKSPKSTEGGGTK encoded by the coding sequence ATGATGAAAGATACGAAAAAGCGCAACATCATCTGCACCGCGATTCTTGCGGTCATTGTACTGGCACTGATTTATTTCGCGAACAACTATCTGGACGCGTACATCGTCAGAATCCTGAATCTGTGCGCAATTTACACCATTATCGGCCTTTCCATGAATCTGATCAACGGCTTTACCGGCCTGTTCTCTCTGGGCCAGGCCGGTTTCATGGCGATCGGCGCGTATACGGTGGCGATTTTCACGCTCCCGCTGGATATGCGCTCCACCATCTTTTATATGGAACCCATGAATCCGGCCATTGCCGGGATTCATCTTTCCTTTGTCCCGGCGCTGCTTCTGGGCGGCGTGATCGCCGGAGTGGCGGCCTTCCTGATCGGCGCGCCGGTTCTGCGGCTGCGCGGCGACTATCTGGCGATCGCTACGCTCGGCTTTTCGGAAATCATCCGCATCCTGCTCACCAACCTGCAGAGCGTAACGAACGGGCCGCTCGGAATCAACAAAATTCCGGATAACGCGAACAATATGTGGTGGTCGTTCGGCGTCGCCATCGTGATCCTGATTCTGACCGCGCTGCTGATCAATTCCAGTTACGGGCGCGCGTTCAAGGCGATCCGCGAGGACGATATCGCGGCCGAGGCAATGGGCATCAACCTGTTCAAGCACAAGGTCATGTCCTTTGTCGTGGGCGGCTTTTTCGCCGGCGTCGGCGGGGGCCTTTACGCCTCCCTGCTCGGCACGGTGGACCCCAAGCAGTTCTATTTTACGCTCACCTACAACTTCCTGCTGATTATCGTTCTGGGCGGCATGGGCAGCATCAGCGGCACCGTTATCGCGTCGTTTATCGTAACCTGCGGGCTGGAGCTCCTGCGCACCTTCGACGAGCCCCTGACCGTTGCAGGCTACGAGGTTTCGCTGTTCCGCCCCGGCTTCAGCATGGTGATTTTTTCCCTTCTGCTGATGATCATCGTTCTGTTCTACAGCAAGGGCTTAATGGGCAGAACGGAACTGACCTGGGACAGGATCTTTCGCTTCTTTGAAAAACGCAGGTCTAAAAAATCCCCGAAAAGCACAGAAGGGGGCGGCACGAAATGA
- a CDS encoding branched-chain amino acid ABC transporter permease, which produces MTLELFLQNLANGIAVGSLYALIAVGYTMVYGILRLINFAHGDIFMMAAYFTFFGVAVFHLPWYFACIFVVVLTAGLGMLIERVAYRPLRDAPKDSVLVSAIGVSFLLENLATYIFSGKPKAFPDFLGLMSTISLGTVSLQKVALVVPLVLVVCMSILLFVTNKTKLGMAMRAVSKDYEIARVMGININLVIAATFGIGSGLAAVGVILWGMKYPQVSPLMGVMPGLKCFIAAVIGGIGNIKGAVLGGFILGLIEVMLVAFFQPLTGYRDAFAFILLILILLVKPTGLIGEKTTEKV; this is translated from the coding sequence ATGACACTGGAACTGTTTTTACAAAATCTGGCAAACGGGATTGCGGTGGGAAGCCTGTACGCCCTGATAGCCGTCGGCTATACAATGGTTTACGGGATTCTGCGCCTCATCAACTTTGCCCACGGTGATATTTTCATGATGGCGGCCTACTTTACCTTTTTTGGTGTCGCGGTCTTTCACCTGCCGTGGTATTTCGCGTGTATTTTTGTCGTCGTGCTGACCGCGGGGCTGGGTATGCTGATCGAAAGAGTGGCCTACCGCCCGCTGCGCGACGCGCCGAAGGACTCCGTCCTTGTTTCGGCGATCGGCGTTTCCTTCCTGCTTGAGAATCTCGCCACCTATATTTTCAGCGGAAAACCAAAGGCTTTTCCTGATTTTTTAGGATTGATGTCCACCATTTCGCTTGGGACGGTCTCCCTTCAGAAGGTCGCGCTCGTTGTGCCGCTCGTTCTGGTTGTGTGCATGTCGATTCTTCTGTTCGTCACCAACAAAACCAAGCTCGGCATGGCGATGCGCGCCGTTTCAAAGGACTATGAAATCGCGCGCGTAATGGGAATCAACATCAATCTGGTCATCGCCGCAACCTTTGGCATCGGCTCCGGCCTGGCCGCTGTCGGCGTGATTCTGTGGGGAATGAAATACCCGCAGGTATCCCCCCTGATGGGGGTTATGCCCGGACTGAAATGCTTCATCGCAGCGGTCATCGGCGGGATCGGCAACATTAAGGGCGCTGTTCTGGGCGGTTTTATTCTCGGCCTGATTGAGGTTATGCTGGTTGCGTTCTTCCAGCCGCTGACCGGTTACCGTGATGCATTCGCCTTCATCCTCCTGATTTTAATCCTGCTGGTAAAACCGACGGGGCTGATCGGGGAAAAGACAACGGAGAAGGTGTGA
- a CDS encoding ABC transporter substrate-binding protein, translating to MKKIAALLLALVMTAAAFSGCKKVETASGSGETGGDTIKIGVFEPLTGANAAGGEAEVEGIKIANKLYPEVLGKKVEIVVADNKSDKAQATTAVARLIEKDKVSAIIGSWGSSFSMAAGDLVKKNKVPAVGASCTNPLVTKGNDYYFRVCYLDPFQGTVMANYAFKSGAKKAAIIQEVSNDYAVGLATYFKEAFVKLTGDPNSVVTTVNYNTNDQEFGAQLSTVKAANPDVIFAPGNFTESALVMKQARQLGITVPFLGGDTWDIDEFTSVGGTDVEGATISTFFDDSAPVTEEGKKFVEAYKKEYPDKNMAAVSALGYDAYLVIIKAIEAANSSDSTAIRDALAKTKDVEGATGKLTFNADGDPDKDSAIIKVVKNGKFTYKDTVTVAK from the coding sequence ATGAAAAAAATTGCAGCACTGCTGCTGGCATTGGTAATGACAGCGGCGGCATTTTCAGGATGTAAAAAGGTGGAAACCGCGTCCGGCTCCGGGGAAACCGGCGGCGACACCATCAAAATCGGTGTATTTGAACCTTTGACGGGTGCAAACGCCGCAGGCGGCGAGGCCGAAGTCGAAGGCATAAAAATCGCCAACAAGCTCTATCCTGAAGTTCTCGGCAAAAAAGTGGAAATCGTTGTTGCGGACAACAAATCCGACAAGGCTCAGGCTACCACGGCTGTCGCCCGTCTGATTGAAAAAGACAAGGTTTCCGCCATTATCGGCTCGTGGGGTTCCAGCTTTTCCATGGCTGCCGGCGATCTGGTAAAGAAAAACAAGGTCCCCGCGGTCGGCGCTTCCTGCACAAACCCGCTGGTGACAAAAGGAAACGACTATTATTTCCGCGTCTGCTACCTCGATCCGTTCCAGGGAACCGTCATGGCAAACTACGCCTTTAAGAGCGGCGCGAAAAAGGCCGCCATCATTCAGGAGGTTTCCAACGACTACGCAGTCGGTCTGGCTACATATTTCAAGGAGGCCTTTGTCAAACTGACCGGCGACCCGAACTCTGTTGTAACGACCGTTAACTACAACACCAACGATCAGGAATTCGGCGCGCAGCTTTCCACCGTAAAAGCCGCCAATCCGGACGTGATCTTTGCCCCCGGCAACTTTACGGAATCCGCGCTGGTTATGAAGCAGGCCCGTCAGCTGGGCATCACCGTCCCGTTCCTCGGCGGCGACACATGGGATATCGACGAGTTCACCTCCGTGGGCGGCACCGACGTGGAGGGCGCCACCATTTCCACCTTCTTCGACGATTCCGCCCCCGTAACGGAAGAGGGCAAGAAGTTTGTCGAAGCCTATAAAAAGGAATACCCCGACAAGAACATGGCCGCGGTCAGCGCGCTGGGCTACGACGCTTACCTCGTCATCATCAAGGCGATTGAGGCCGCCAATTCCTCCGACTCCACCGCTATCCGCGACGCTTTGGCAAAGACAAAGGACGTGGAAGGCGCGACAGGAAAACTGACCTTTAACGCGGACGGAGATCCCGACAAAGATTCCGCCATCATCAAAGTAGTGAAAAACGGAAAATTCACTTACAAGGATACGGTTACGGTTGCAAAATAA
- a CDS encoding bactofilin family protein, producing the protein MEAVRKNDNSRLISILKRIWDGPDYEEEEEVSSMRFGKSKMVEYAREENVAEFKLEVKEDEPEDLQFSAPKPIETGRPEFQPLKPDFQPQKPYELPTANDYNSSKQTTVISKGTVITGDIKSEGNLEIYGTVTGGITTTGNIKINGKQVGDIQGSGITLSACTVRGNVTATEDMNIDSDSVVIGDIRTKNLTINGRLQGNIQAKNSIICQSNAIVIGDLKAGTVTVNNGAKLQGKLEIFSGQLGDIRIQDDDRTVHPAPAE; encoded by the coding sequence ATGGAAGCAGTCAGAAAAAACGATAACAGCAGATTGATCAGTATTTTGAAAAGAATCTGGGACGGCCCGGATTATGAAGAAGAGGAAGAAGTTTCTTCCATGCGGTTTGGCAAATCCAAAATGGTAGAATATGCCCGTGAAGAAAATGTCGCGGAATTCAAACTCGAGGTAAAGGAAGACGAGCCGGAGGACCTGCAGTTCAGCGCGCCTAAGCCGATTGAAACGGGCAGACCCGAATTCCAGCCGCTGAAACCGGATTTTCAGCCCCAGAAGCCGTATGAGCTTCCTACCGCCAATGATTACAATTCATCCAAGCAGACCACGGTGATATCGAAGGGCACCGTTATTACCGGCGATATCAAATCGGAGGGCAATCTTGAGATTTACGGAACGGTCACAGGCGGAATTACGACCACCGGCAATATCAAGATCAACGGAAAGCAGGTCGGCGACATTCAGGGTTCCGGCATTACGCTTTCGGCCTGTACGGTCCGCGGCAATGTCACCGCCACCGAGGATATGAACATAGACAGTGATTCCGTTGTCATCGGCGATATCAGGACCAAGAACCTGACGATCAACGGCAGGCTCCAGGGCAATATTCAGGCGAAGAACAGCATCATCTGCCAGAGCAACGCAATTGTGATCGGCGATCTGAAAGCCGGCACGGTTACGGTGAACAACGGCGCAAAGCTTCAGGGCAAGCTGGAAATTTTCAGCGGCCAGCTGGGGGATATCAGGATTCAGGACGACGACAGGACCGTTCATCCCGCTCCCGCCGAATAA
- the rpsR gene encoding 30S ribosomal protein S18 → MADRNDRNDRQDRRPGGRKSRKKVCGFCVDRVDSIDYKDVAKLRRFISERAKILPRRVTGTCAHHQRELTIAIKRARHLALLPFSSD, encoded by the coding sequence ATGGCTGATAGAAACGACAGAAACGACAGACAGGACCGCCGCCCCGGCGGACGCAAGTCCCGCAAGAAGGTTTGCGGCTTCTGCGTCGACAGAGTGGATTCCATCGATTACAAGGATGTTGCAAAGCTTCGCCGCTTTATTTCTGAGAGAGCCAAGATTCTGCCCCGCAGAGTAACCGGCACCTGTGCGCATCATCAGCGTGAGCTGACCATCGCCATTAAGCGCGCGCGTCATCTCGCACTGCTTCCCTTCAGCAGCGACTGA
- a CDS encoding single-stranded DNA-binding protein: MLNVAVLMGRLVADPELRHTPNDVSVTSFTIAVDRSYVKAGADRQADFIDIVAWRSTADFVCRYFHKGQLVAVQGSIQTRTYTDKDGNKRKAFEVVADNVHFAESKRDSAGAQGSNYHSKTDVTAEQPVPAYTSGDTGDFEEMPLDDDLPF; the protein is encoded by the coding sequence ATGCTCAATGTCGCTGTTTTAATGGGCAGACTTGTTGCCGACCCTGAACTTAGGCATACGCCGAACGATGTTTCCGTAACAAGCTTTACAATTGCCGTCGACCGTTCCTACGTGAAAGCGGGAGCGGACCGCCAGGCCGATTTTATTGATATTGTCGCGTGGCGCAGCACGGCGGATTTTGTGTGCAGATATTTCCACAAAGGCCAGCTGGTTGCGGTACAGGGTTCCATCCAGACGCGTACCTATACCGACAAGGACGGAAACAAGCGCAAAGCGTTTGAAGTCGTTGCTGACAATGTGCATTTTGCAGAGTCGAAACGCGACAGCGCAGGAGCGCAGGGCAGCAATTATCATTCAAAAACGGATGTTACCGCTGAGCAGCCAGTTCCCGCTTACACAAGCGGCGATACCGGCGATTTTGAGGAGATGCCTTTAGACGACGATCTGCCGTTCTAA